In the genome of Pusillimonas sp. T7-7, the window TTGACGACCCACGCGCTGAGCTGGTCAGGCGCTTGCTTGAATACGAGCAAATGAAGCTGGCCGCACTGCAGCTGGATACCTTGCCGCGTTTGGGGCGCGACTTCCAGCGGTCGCAGGCGGTCGCAGACCTGAAAATCGAGCATATGCTGCCCGAAGTCAGCCCCGACGATTTGCGCAATGCCTGGCTCGACATCATGCGCCGGGCCAGGCTCAATGCCCATCACCGCATCACGCGAGAGCAATTATCCGTGCGTGATCACATGAGCCAAATCCTGCGCCGTCTCAGCGATGTGCAGTTCATGGAGTTTGGCGAACTATTCATGGAGCGCATAGACCAGGGCGATGCCGTGGCAGTGGTCGTCGTGCATTTTCTGGCCATGCTCGAGCTTGCCCGTGAGTCGCTGCTTGACATCACGCAAGCCGAACCTTACGCGCCCATCTACGTACGTTTATCCTATATTCGGGCCGCTGCCTGAATGGCGCTTGCCTGTTCCCTCGAACGGAGTTTGTATTGAAAGTCGTGCACACCATTGAAGAGTTGCGTGATCAGTTACGTGGACAGTTGCGGGTGGCTTTTGTGCCTACCATGGGCAATCTGCATCCGGCACACCTGGCCTTGATGAAGCTGGCACGCCAGCATGGCGATCCGGTGGTTGCCAGTATTTTCGTGAATCGTCTGCAATTCGGACCTAACGAGGATTTCGACCAATATCCGCGCACCCTGGCTGCCGATATCGAGAAGCTTGAACGTGAGCGCGATGTTTATGTGCTGTTTGCCCCCAACGAGCGGGAAATGTATCCGGAGCCGCAAAATTTCCAGGTGCAGCCCCCGTCTGACCTGGGCGGCATACTCGAGGGTGAATTCCGGCCGGGGTTCTTTGGCGGCGTCAGCACGGTGGTGTTGAAATTGTTTTCCTGCGTGCAGCCCAGCGTGGCGGTATTCGGCAAGAAAGACTATCAACAGCTCATGGTCATTCGCAATATGTGCCGGCAATTCCAGCTGCCGGTCAAGATACTGGCCCATGAAACCGTTCGCGATGCCGACGGACTGGCACTGTCATCGCGCAATGTGTTCTTGCAACCCGCCGAACGGGCGGAAGCCCCGCAGCTTTATGCGACCTTGCAATCCGTACAGGCCGATATTCTGGCAGGCAGCACAGATATTCAGACTCTGGAAGGGCAGGCCGTCGAGGCCTTGAACTCGCGTGGCTGGAATGTGGATTATGTTTCCTTGCGCCGTCAACGCGATTTGCTGGCCCCCCGCCCGGACGAGGTCAGCGCCGGAGAACCATTGGTGATATTGGCCGCTGCAAAACTGGGCGGCACGCGTCTGATTGACAACCTTGAAGTCTGTAAGAAGTGACAGCTGACTCCGGTTGGGCGCTATGCAAGAATCGCTTACCGCTATCCAAAAAGGAGTCAAACGTGGCAGATATTCAGCATCCGGCCAGTTCGCTTTTTTCGGCGCTCACGCCGCGCGAGCGCGACGTCATGGATTACGTTGCGCGTGGCAAACCCAATAAAATCATTGCGGCCGAACTTGGGGTGTCACAGCGCACCATCGAAGCGCACCGAGCCCGCATTTTCCAGAAAATGCAGGTACGCAATGCCGTTGAACTGGCGCATTGCGTATTGGCCCAGCGCAGCTAAACTCGGTTCAGTCGCACTGTAGCGGCGTTTTGTTGGTGATTTCGTCTATGCCGTCCACATCGGCCTGCCGTGTCAGGCGGTGCTCAAGCCGGGGCTGCATGTCGTTGATCATATTAATGCGCAAGACGTTGTCATTAATAAAGGTCAGGTTGGCCATACTGGCCTTGTTCTTCTGCTGCAAAATGATGCGCAGCGGCTGAACGCCTATGACGTCCCAGCACCCTTGCTGGGCAATATTGTTTTTGGCGTCGGGGTTATCCAGAAAAACGGTGCGCGACCGCCACTCGCCGCTAGGGGCCAGCGTCAGGGTAATGCGGGTGGCCGAGCAGCCGGTGTCAACGCTCAGGCAGGGAACGGTACCCAAAAATGTGCGGGCTTCGGCCAGCGGGCGCGCCTTGATCACGGGTTCGTTTTGCGCTGCCGCTTCTTCCGCGGCAAGAGGTTTGGCTGGCTGGTTTTCCCCAAAGCCCAGCTGTATTTGCGACGGGGCCCGCATGCCGCCGCGACCTTGCGCATTTTGTTGAGCGTCAGCAGCCGTGGTGTCGTGCTGTACCGAATAATACCCGGCTGGTTGTTGCTGGGCACAGCCAGCCATTGCCAGTGTCAGTAAAGCGGCGCCCAATATTTTGCCGTAAGGGTGGTGTTGGGTAAGCAGGTTTGAGCTGGGCATGACGGTTCCAAAGGCGGGGTTTACAAATGGCCAGGCATGCGTGCGCCGCGCCTTGCCCATACACTGTGCATTCTACTTATTAATCGGTGCGCTCGTAAAACGGGAAAACTTGTTTATGTGGCTTCAGGTTGAATTTCAATTATGGCAGGCTGTTGCCGTGACTGCTATGGCCGTATTGGGCGCAGCAATGGGGGCCTGGTGCGCGCAAGCCGCACTTGCCTATGCGCGTCTGCTCGATGCTGGCGCTCATGCCGATGCCGGGAGCTTGCTGACTGCTTTGCGCATTGCGGGTCGGCGCAGGCCTGCTGCAATCCTGGGCGACGCCTCCTCGCGTGTATCGCCAACCCTTAAATTGTTCAGTGCCATCTTGCTGGTCGTCGTGTTTGGAGCGGTGGGCGTCAGCCATGGATTCACGCCGCGAGCGTGCTTGTTGGCTGTAGCGGCGGTCATGCTGATGTTGCTGGCGCATATCGATGCCCGCACCCGCTTGCTGCCCGACGCCCTGACGCAGCCCATGCTGTGGCTGGGGCTGGGCGCGGCCTGGATAGGCTGGGGTGTTGTCCCCGTGCACGATGCGGTGGCCGGGGCAATGGCTGGCTATGGCTTTTTATGGTTGCTGCTGCAGGGCTTTCGCTTGCTGCGTGGTATCGAAGGCATGGGCTATGGCGATCTTAAACTGCTGGCCGCCCTGGGCGCCTGGCTGGGCTGGCAGGCCCTGCCGTGGGTACTGCTGGCAGCATGCCTGACAGGTATCGTATTTGCCATGCTTCGCAACAAAACCTTGTTTCCGTCTGGCGCCTATCCCTTCGGCCCGTTTCTGGCGGCTGCCGGCGTCGCTGTATTCATGGCGGCGCCTGGGTTACATTTGTACTTTTACTGACAAGGGTGTGCCTGAATGTACAAAATTGGCCTGACGGGCGGCATAGGTTCCGGTAAAAGCAAGGTGGCCGACCTGCTGGCAGGGTGGGGAGCCGCCATTGTCGATACCGACGTCATTGCCCACGATCTGACTGCCCCAGGAGGTACGGCCATTGAGCCCATACGCCAGCAGTTCGGTCCGGACGTCATTGCCCCCACCGGTGCTCTCGATCGGCAGGCCATGCGCGAGCTGGTATTCGAAAGCCCGGAAGCACGGCACAAGCTTGAATCCATCATCCATCCCATGATAAGTTCCGTTACACGGCAGCGTGCCTCAGAGGCCCAGGGGTGTTATCTTGTGTTCGTTGTGCCTTTGCTGATTGAGTCTTTGCAGCACTCCAGCCGCTGGCGTGATCAGGCAGACCGAATTTGCGTCGTCGACTGTGATCCGGCAACCCAGGTGGCCAGGGTGCAGTCGCGCAGCGGGCTGACGCCGGAAGTGATTGCGCGTATCATGTCAGCACAAGCTTCGCGGGCTGATCGTCTGGCCGCCGCCGACGACGTTGTTCTTAACGATGGGCTAACCACTGTCGATGACCTCGCTCACCGCACACGCGTGCTGCACGATAAGTGGTGTGAACTGGCACAGGGCCGCCGCGGTTCGCTTGCAGGCAATCGTTCCTAGTCATTAAAAAGGTTTTGTTCGCGTGATTCTTTATGAATATCCTTGCAACGAACGCGTAAGGTCTCTGCTAAGGGTCGAGCATCTCTTTGACAGGTTGTTTTTTTTCGCTCAAGGCTCCGACGTTCATCACCATCAGATTGCGGTCGCCACCCTGTTCGATCTGCTCGATATCTGCGACCGTAACGATTTGCGGGGCGGAGTTCTGCAAGATCTCGAAAGACAACGTGTTTCGCTCAGCGGCTTGCGCCAGCATCCAGGCGTCGATACCGAGGCGCTCGATGCGATGCTCACCGAAATTCAAGACGTGGCAGGCGAACTCGGCACGCAGGGCCGTATCGGTCAGGAACTGCGCGACAACGAGTGGCTGGCCAGCTTGCGGGGTCGCCTGGCCGTGCCGGGCGGTTCGTCGCAGGTCGATATGCCATCGTATTTTTCATGGCAAATCAAATCACCCGATGTTCGTATGCACGACCTGCATCAATGGGTCAAACCTTTTCTGCCCTTGTATAAGGGCCTGGCTCTCATCCTGCGCGTGCTGCGCGACTCGGGCGATGTTGTTGACGTCATGGCGCGCCAGGGCGCTTACCAGGAAATGCTGGGCGGCAAGGTTTTTCAGCTTTTGCGGGTTTGGGTCGATACCGCACTTAATATTTTTCCCGAAATGAGCGCCAATAAATATGTGATCTGGGTTCGTTTTGCCGCACAAGATCCCGAGCTGAAACCGCAGCCTGTCACGCGCGACGTTGCCTTCAAACTGGCTCGCTGCAACGTTTAATACGGCCTCCAGGCCAAAAATACAATACAGAACCAGACGTGCGTGCCTGCATCGCAGGTACCGGATAGTTGTTGCGCTCCGTTTCAAATCGGCAATTTTGATGCCCGCGGTGCCGGCAATAGGCGAAAATGTCGCCTGTTTCGTTCGTTCCCGGAGAACACTGCATGTCGGATTCATACTCCGAGCCGAGCCGACCACGTAAATACTGGCCCTGGCTTGTCATCCTGTTGCTGCTGGCTGCCAGTGTCTATTGGTTTTTTGGCAAAGACAGCACCCCGCAGTCCCAGGGGGGCGGGACATTTTTTGGCAGGGGCGCCATGTCGTCCATGTCGGTGCCTGTCAAGGTGGCCACGGCGGAAATCGGGCCTATCAACTACACGCTTAAAGCCATAGGCACTGTAACCGCCTTCAATACGGTAACTGTGCGCAGCCGGGTCGACGGCGAACTGCAGAAAATCGCCTTCAGAGATGGACAAAAAGTACAGGCCGGCGATCTGTTGGCCCAAATCGACCCGCGCACCTACCAGAACGAGCTGGACCAGGCGTTGGGGCAGCAGAAGCAGAACGAAGCACAGTTGGTCAATGCTCGGCGCGACCTGCAGCGCTATCAATTGTTGTACAAGCAAAATTCTATTGCAAAACAGCAGGTTGACGCCCAGGCGGCTCTGGTTCAGCAACTGCTGGGCTCACGCAAAAGCGACCAGGCGGCCGTTGACAGCGCCAAGCTGCAGCTGGAATTCACTCGCATCACGGCGCCCATCAGCGGTCGTCTGGGGCTGCGCAAGATTGATGAAGGCAATATGGTGAATGCCTCCAATACAGATGGCATTGTCACCATTACGCAAACCCAGCCGATCTCGGTGCTGTTTACATTGCCGCAAGCCCAACTGCCCGATGTGTTGGCACAACTGCGTGCCGGAAAAACGCTGGTGACCGATCTGTACGACCGCAACGACCAGAAGAAAATTGCGACCGGCCAATTGATGTCGGTGGATAACCAGATCGATGTGGCCACCGGCACGGTCAGCTTCAAGGCGCGCTTTGAAAACGAAGACGAAACCCTGTTCCCGAATCAGTTCGCGAATGTGCGCCTGCGCGTCGATACGACACAGGCGCTAGCCATACCCGCCCTGGCCGTTCAGCACGGCTCAGTGGGGGCTTTTGTTTATCTGCTTGACGAAGAAGACAAGGTGCATGTGCAGCCTATTGTTGTGGGGCGTACTGATGAAAAGCTCATCGCGGTGGAATCCGGCCTGAGTGCGGGGCAAAGGGTGGTGATCGAGGGGGTTGACCGCTTGCGTGAAGGCGCCAAAGTGGAAATCGTCCAGGAACGCCTGTGAATTTGTCACGCTTATTCATCCTCAGGCCGGTAGCCACGACGCTGGCCATGGTTGCATTGCTTGTTTCAGGCATATTGGCCTACCGCTTGCTGCCGGTGTCGGCCTTGCCGCAAGTTGATTACCCGACCATACAGGTATCTACTTTGTATCCGGGCGCCAGCCCTGACGTCATGGCGGCGCTGGTGACTTCGCCGCTGGAGCGTCAGCTTGGGCAAATGCCGGGGCTTACGCAAATGACCTCGTCCAGTTCAGGCGGTTCTTCGCTCATTACCCTGCAATTTGACCTGGACTTGCCGCTGGATGTGGCCGAACAGGAGGTCCAGGCGGCCATCAACGCTGCTTCCAATCTGCTGCCCGGCGATTTGCCGGCGCCTCCTATCTACAACAAGGTCAACCCGGCTGACACGGCAGTGATCAGTCTGGCGGTGACGTCGCCGACCTTGCCGCTCTATGAAGTGCGCGACCTGATCGACATACGGGTTGCACAGAAGCTGTCGCAGATATCGGGCGTGGGTCTGGTCAGCATTACCGGCGGGCAGCGTCCAGCGGTACGCATACAGGCCAATCCACGGGCCCTGGCGGCCCATGGGCTCACGTTGGCCAGCTTGCGCTCCGCCATCGTCGGGGCCAACGTCAATCAGCCCAAGGGCAATCTGGACGGCCCTGAGCGCTCGACCACCATCAACGTCAACGATCAGTTGCGATCGGTTGACGATTATCAGCAGCTGATCGTGGCCTACGAGAACGGTGCGGCGCTGCGCCTGCAGGACGTGGCGCAAACACGGGAAGATGCCGAGAACATTCGTCAGGCTGCCTGGATAGGCCAGACCCCCGCCATTCTGCTGAACATACAGCGCCAACCGGGCGCCAATGTGATCGAGGTGGTGGACCAAGTCAAGGCCTTGCTGCCGTCGCTCCAGCAGGCCTTGCCGGTGGGTGTGGACGTCAGTGTTGCCACCGACCGGACTCAAACCATACGTGACTCCATTGAGCATGTGCAGATCGAGATGCTGTTGGCCGTGATGCTGGTGGTGCTGGTGACCTTTGTTTTTTTGCGCACCTGGACCGCCACCTTTATTCCCAGCATTGTTGTGCCGCTGTCGCTGGTGGGCACTTTCGGCATCATGTATTTGGCGGGCTTCAGTGTCAACAACCTGACGCTCATGGCCTTGACCATCGCCACAGGCTTTGTGGTGGACGATGCCATTGTCATGATAGAAAACATTGCGCGCTACATCGAGAAAGGCGAAAGTGCGCTGAACGCCGCCTTGAAGGGGTCGGCCCAGATAGGCTTTACCCTGGTGTCGCTGACCTTGTCACTCATTGCCGTGTTGATCCCGCTGTTGTTCATGAGTGATGTGATCGGTCGGCTGTTCAGGGAATTCGCCATTACGCTGGCCGTGGCCATTTTGCTGTCGCTGCTTATTTCCCTGACCCTCACACCCATGATGTGCGCCCGTCTGCTCAAGGCGGAATCAGAAATCAAGCACAGCCGCTTCCAGCTTGCCCTGGGCCAGTATATGGATAGATTGACCCATGCTTACGACGGCGGTTTGAAGTGGGTATTGCGCCATCAGGCACTGACCTTGTGGGTGGCGCTGGGTACGTTTTTGCTCACGGCACTGCTGTATGCCATGGTGCCCAAGGGATTTTTCCCGCAACAAGATACAGGCCTGATTCAGGCCATCAGCCAGGGTCCGCAAACGGTGTCGTTCAGCGCCATGGCGCAGCGCCAGAAAGGTGTGGTCGAGCGCATTTTGCAAGATCCCGATGTATCGGCGGTCACCTCTTTCATCGGGATAGACGGTACCAATGCCACACTGAATACCGGCCGCATGCAAATAGCCCTCAAGCCCATAGGCGAACGCAGCGCCACGGCAAGCGCCATCATAGAACGCCTGAATCAGGATCTGGCCTCGCTGCCCGATATGCAGGTCTTCATGCAGCCTGTGCAAGACCTGACGGTAGACGACCGGGTCAGCCGGACTCAATATCAGATGACACTGTCCGACCCCGACCATGCGTTGTTGCTTGAGTGGACCCCCAAGCTGGTGGATGCCTTGCGTGAGCTTCCGGAGTTGCGGGGCGTGGTCGACGACCTGCAAAGCAGCGGCCTGCAGGCCACCGTGGTCATAGACAGGGATGCGGCTGCGCGCCTGGGCGTTACCAATGCAGTGATCGATGACGCCTTGTACGATGCGTTTGGGCAACGCCTGATATCCACCATCTTTACCCAGTCGAGCCAGTATCGGGTCGTGCTTGAAGTGGCCCCCCAGTTCCGGCAGGATCCACAGGCCCTGGCGCACATTTACATACCGACCACATCCGGCACGCCCGTTCCGCTAAGCAGCGTTGCACGCATTGAGCAAAGCAGCTCGCTGTTGTCCGTCGAGCGCCTGGGCCAGTTTCCGGCCACAACGATATCCTTCAACCTGGCGCCTGGCGTGGCGCTGTCCGATGCAGTCCTGGCCGTTCGACAAGGGCAGGCGGAGCTGTCCATGCCCGCTTCGCTGGACCTGCGTTTTCAGGGCGCCGCCCGGGCATTCCAGGCCTCGCTGGACAGCACGCTGTGGCTGATGCTGGCGGCAGTGGCTGTTATGTACATTGTGCTGGGCATTCTGTACGAAAGCTACATTCACCCAATCACCATATTGTCGACCCTGCCTTCGGCGGCCATTGGCGCCTTGCTGGCCTTGCTGTTAACGGGGTCAGATCTGGACATGATAGGAGTGATCGGCATCATCTTGCTGATTGGTATCGTCAAGAAAAACGCCATCATGATGATTGATTTCGCGCTGGATGCAGAGCGCAGCCGCGGCCTTGCACCCAGGGCAGCCATACACGAGGCCGCCCTGTTGCGGTTCAGGCCCATACTGATGACCACCTTGGCGGCCCTGTTCAGCGCCATTCCCCTCATGCTGGCCACCGGTTCGGGCTCCGAGTTGCGCCAGCCGCTGGGCCTGGTCATGGTGGGGGGGCTGTTGTGCAGCCAGGTACTGACCCTGTTCACCACGCCTGTCATTTACCTGATGTTCGACAGACTGTCGCGGGGCAAGCGCGGGCGGTATCGCACGCAGTCTGCCGAGGGTGGATCAGCCCAATGAGGTTCTTCTCCATCTTCATCGTGCGGCCAGTGGCGACCACGCTGCTGTGCCTGGCCATGGTGTTGTCGGGAGGGCTGGCTTTCGTCTTTCTGCCTGTGTCGCCCTTGCCGCAGGTGGATTTCCCTATGATTTCGGTGTCGGCCAGCATGGCAGGGGCCAGTCCGGAAACCATGGCCTCCAGCGTGGCCACCCCGCTGGAGCAGTCGCTCGGTTCGATTGCCGGGCTTAGCGAAATGAGCTCGCGCAGTTCCGAGGGGTCGACCCGCATCTCCTTGATGTTCGATCTGGACCGGGACATCAACAGCGCCGCGCGTGACGTGCAGGCGGCCATCAATGCAGCCCGCAGCATGCTGCCATCCAGCCTGCGCAGTAATCCCACTTATAACAAGGTCAACCCATCGTCGGCGCCCATCATGGTGCTGGCGCTGACATCGCAAACGGCGACCCAGGGCCAGCTATACGATCTGGCCTCGACGGTGCTGGCCCAGAAATTATCTCAAGTCACGGGCGTGGGCGAAGTCGAGGTGGGGGGCAGCTCGCTGCCCGCCATCCGCGTCAGCCTGAATCCGCTGGCGCTCAATAGTGCGGGCGTGGCGCTGGACGACGTGCGTGCCGCCTTGTCCAGCGCCAACACCATGCGGCCCAACGGCGTGGTGGAAAACGATCGTTACCACTGGCAGATCAGCTCGGGCGGCCAGTTGTCTCGTGCCGAGCAGTACAAGCCCTTGATCGTCGCCTGGCGGGATGGCTCGCCCATACGCCTGCAAGACGTGGCGCAGGTCGAAGACTCGGTCGAGAACGTCTTCAACACAGGCTTCTTCAATGACCGGCAGGCGATCTTGCTGGTGGTGCGTCGCCAGGCCGACGCCAATATCATCGAGACGGTGGACGCCATACGCGAGCAGATGCCCGCCTTCGAGGCCATGATGCCGGCCCATGTGGCGCTGACGGTGGCGCAAGATCGCACACCCAGCATACGGGCTTCTTTGCACGAAGCGGAAATCACCCTGCTGATTGCCGTTGTTCTGGTGACACTGGTGGTGCTGCTGTTTTTGGGAAATTGGCGCGCAGCCCTCATTCCCGCCATTGCGGTGCCGGCGTCGTTGATCACGACCTTCAGCCTGATGCTGTGGTTCGGCTATAGCTTGAACACCATTTCACTGATGGCCTTGATTGTGGCCACGGGTTTTGTTGTCGATGATGCCATCGTGGTGCTTGAAAACATCATGCGCCATATCGAGCGGGGCGCAAGCCCTTTGCGTGCGGCCATTCGGGGCGCGAGGGAAGTGGGCTTTACCGTGCTTGCCATGAGCTTGTCGCTGGTGGCCGTCTTCATTCCCATGCTGCTCATGGGCGGCTTGATAGGGCGCTTGTTCAAGGAGTTCGCGGTGACCCTGTCGGTGGCGATTCTGGTGTCGCTGCTGATTTCCCTCACCCTTACACCCATGATGTGCGCGCGTTTGTTGCGTCTGCAACCCGACGCAGGGCCGGATCGCAGCGGCGTCCTGAAGCGCGGTCTGCAAGCCATGGGTGATTTTTTCTGGCGCGGCTACAAGCGTTCGCTGGACTGGGCCTTGCAGCACGGGCGGTTGATGATGCTGGTTTTGCTGGCCACGATAGGGCTTAACTTCTACTTGTATGCGGCCGTGCCCAAGGGTTTTTTCCCGCAACAGGATACCGGGCAGCTGCTGGGTTTCTTTCGGGTGGATCAGGGCACGTCCTTTCATGCCATGAAGCCCAAGCTGGATCACTTC includes:
- a CDS encoding ScpA family protein, producing the protein MSVYKSGSAALNALVEPDIDSTPDVVDSVALARLYGEPLFAMPQDLYIPPDALEVFLETFQGPLDLLLYLIRKQNFNVLDIPMAEVTRQYLSYVDQIREQNLELAGEYLLMAALLIEIKSRMLLPVKKSDTGEEVDDPRAELVRRLLEYEQMKLAALQLDTLPRLGRDFQRSQAVADLKIEHMLPEVSPDDLRNAWLDIMRRARLNAHHRITREQLSVRDHMSQILRRLSDVQFMEFGELFMERIDQGDAVAVVVVHFLAMLELARESLLDITQAEPYAPIYVRLSYIRAAA
- the panC gene encoding pantoate--beta-alanine ligase, which codes for MKVVHTIEELRDQLRGQLRVAFVPTMGNLHPAHLALMKLARQHGDPVVASIFVNRLQFGPNEDFDQYPRTLAADIEKLERERDVYVLFAPNEREMYPEPQNFQVQPPSDLGGILEGEFRPGFFGGVSTVVLKLFSCVQPSVAVFGKKDYQQLMVIRNMCRQFQLPVKILAHETVRDADGLALSSRNVFLQPAERAEAPQLYATLQSVQADILAGSTDIQTLEGQAVEALNSRGWNVDYVSLRRQRDLLAPRPDEVSAGEPLVILAAAKLGGTRLIDNLEVCKK
- a CDS encoding response regulator transcription factor, with the protein product MADIQHPASSLFSALTPRERDVMDYVARGKPNKIIAAELGVSQRTIEAHRARIFQKMQVRNAVELAHCVLAQRS
- a CDS encoding A24 family peptidase, giving the protein MAVLGAAMGAWCAQAALAYARLLDAGAHADAGSLLTALRIAGRRRPAAILGDASSRVSPTLKLFSAILLVVVFGAVGVSHGFTPRACLLAVAAVMLMLLAHIDARTRLLPDALTQPMLWLGLGAAWIGWGVVPVHDAVAGAMAGYGFLWLLLQGFRLLRGIEGMGYGDLKLLAALGAWLGWQALPWVLLAACLTGIVFAMLRNKTLFPSGAYPFGPFLAAAGVAVFMAAPGLHLYFY
- the coaE gene encoding dephospho-CoA kinase (Dephospho-CoA kinase (CoaE) performs the final step in coenzyme A biosynthesis.); amino-acid sequence: MYKIGLTGGIGSGKSKVADLLAGWGAAIVDTDVIAHDLTAPGGTAIEPIRQQFGPDVIAPTGALDRQAMRELVFESPEARHKLESIIHPMISSVTRQRASEAQGCYLVFVVPLLIESLQHSSRWRDQADRICVVDCDPATQVARVQSRSGLTPEVIARIMSAQASRADRLAAADDVVLNDGLTTVDDLAHRTRVLHDKWCELAQGRRGSLAGNRS
- the zapD gene encoding cell division protein ZapD, yielding MILYEYPCNERVRSLLRVEHLFDRLFFFAQGSDVHHHQIAVATLFDLLDICDRNDLRGGVLQDLERQRVSLSGLRQHPGVDTEALDAMLTEIQDVAGELGTQGRIGQELRDNEWLASLRGRLAVPGGSSQVDMPSYFSWQIKSPDVRMHDLHQWVKPFLPLYKGLALILRVLRDSGDVVDVMARQGAYQEMLGGKVFQLLRVWVDTALNIFPEMSANKYVIWVRFAAQDPELKPQPVTRDVAFKLARCNV
- a CDS encoding MdtA/MuxA family multidrug efflux RND transporter periplasmic adaptor subunit, coding for MSDSYSEPSRPRKYWPWLVILLLLAASVYWFFGKDSTPQSQGGGTFFGRGAMSSMSVPVKVATAEIGPINYTLKAIGTVTAFNTVTVRSRVDGELQKIAFRDGQKVQAGDLLAQIDPRTYQNELDQALGQQKQNEAQLVNARRDLQRYQLLYKQNSIAKQQVDAQAALVQQLLGSRKSDQAAVDSAKLQLEFTRITAPISGRLGLRKIDEGNMVNASNTDGIVTITQTQPISVLFTLPQAQLPDVLAQLRAGKTLVTDLYDRNDQKKIATGQLMSVDNQIDVATGTVSFKARFENEDETLFPNQFANVRLRVDTTQALAIPALAVQHGSVGAFVYLLDEEDKVHVQPIVVGRTDEKLIAVESGLSAGQRVVIEGVDRLREGAKVEIVQERL
- a CDS encoding multidrug efflux RND transporter permease subunit, producing the protein MNLSRLFILRPVATTLAMVALLVSGILAYRLLPVSALPQVDYPTIQVSTLYPGASPDVMAALVTSPLERQLGQMPGLTQMTSSSSGGSSLITLQFDLDLPLDVAEQEVQAAINAASNLLPGDLPAPPIYNKVNPADTAVISLAVTSPTLPLYEVRDLIDIRVAQKLSQISGVGLVSITGGQRPAVRIQANPRALAAHGLTLASLRSAIVGANVNQPKGNLDGPERSTTINVNDQLRSVDDYQQLIVAYENGAALRLQDVAQTREDAENIRQAAWIGQTPAILLNIQRQPGANVIEVVDQVKALLPSLQQALPVGVDVSVATDRTQTIRDSIEHVQIEMLLAVMLVVLVTFVFLRTWTATFIPSIVVPLSLVGTFGIMYLAGFSVNNLTLMALTIATGFVVDDAIVMIENIARYIEKGESALNAALKGSAQIGFTLVSLTLSLIAVLIPLLFMSDVIGRLFREFAITLAVAILLSLLISLTLTPMMCARLLKAESEIKHSRFQLALGQYMDRLTHAYDGGLKWVLRHQALTLWVALGTFLLTALLYAMVPKGFFPQQDTGLIQAISQGPQTVSFSAMAQRQKGVVERILQDPDVSAVTSFIGIDGTNATLNTGRMQIALKPIGERSATASAIIERLNQDLASLPDMQVFMQPVQDLTVDDRVSRTQYQMTLSDPDHALLLEWTPKLVDALRELPELRGVVDDLQSSGLQATVVIDRDAAARLGVTNAVIDDALYDAFGQRLISTIFTQSSQYRVVLEVAPQFRQDPQALAHIYIPTTSGTPVPLSSVARIEQSSSLLSVERLGQFPATTISFNLAPGVALSDAVLAVRQGQAELSMPASLDLRFQGAARAFQASLDSTLWLMLAAVAVMYIVLGILYESYIHPITILSTLPSAAIGALLALLLTGSDLDMIGVIGIILLIGIVKKNAIMMIDFALDAERSRGLAPRAAIHEAALLRFRPILMTTLAALFSAIPLMLATGSGSELRQPLGLVMVGGLLCSQVLTLFTTPVIYLMFDRLSRGKRGRYRTQSAEGGSAQ
- a CDS encoding multidrug efflux RND transporter permease subunit, producing MRFFSIFIVRPVATTLLCLAMVLSGGLAFVFLPVSPLPQVDFPMISVSASMAGASPETMASSVATPLEQSLGSIAGLSEMSSRSSEGSTRISLMFDLDRDINSAARDVQAAINAARSMLPSSLRSNPTYNKVNPSSAPIMVLALTSQTATQGQLYDLASTVLAQKLSQVTGVGEVEVGGSSLPAIRVSLNPLALNSAGVALDDVRAALSSANTMRPNGVVENDRYHWQISSGGQLSRAEQYKPLIVAWRDGSPIRLQDVAQVEDSVENVFNTGFFNDRQAILLVVRRQADANIIETVDAIREQMPAFEAMMPAHVALTVAQDRTPSIRASLHEAEITLLIAVVLVTLVVLLFLGNWRAALIPAIAVPASLITTFSLMLWFGYSLNTISLMALIVATGFVVDDAIVVLENIMRHIERGASPLRAAIRGAREVGFTVLAMSLSLVAVFIPMLLMGGLIGRLFKEFAVTLSVAILVSLLISLTLTPMMCARLLRLQPDAGPDRSGVLKRGLQAMGDFFWRGYKRSLDWALQHGRLMMLVLLATIGLNFYLYAAVPKGFFPQQDTGQLLGFFRVDQGTSFHAMKPKLDHFRDILLEDPAIESVTGHAGGRGGSNFTFMMIQLKPMEQRQASAIEVVNRLRTQFQGVPGARMTLVPQQDIFVGGRQGGSGSYEYSLLASEIDVLKTWLPRVQKALASVPELVDVDTDVEDKGRRVELVIDRDAATRLGVDMSLIASTLNSSFSQRQVSVIYGRLNQYHVVMGVQDQYAQDAESLKLVQVVTDEGNRVPLSAFTRFEVGSAPLSVRHQGLLAAESISFSLAPGVSLEQATQSIENAVARISLPTQEIQAGFEGTAQALQESMAQQPWLILAALVTMYIVLGMLYESYVHPITILSTLPSAGIGALLALMMLGEEFSLIALIGVFLLIGIVKKNAIMMVDYALQAERRDGLSSREAIYQACLVRFRPIMMTTISALFGALPLVLASGAGVEMRRPLGLTIVGGLILSQMLTLYTTPVVYLYLDRFRLWARRKQGGAVAPQGQG